The following proteins come from a genomic window of Pelagicoccus albus:
- the gcvT gene encoding glycine cleavage system aminomethyltransferase GcvT: MSNMSETQRTPLYDFNVAHGGRMVDFAGWEMPVQYESIVEEHKSTRAAAGLFDVSHMGEATVEGPEAEAFLNYVLTNDVSTMDDGKALYSLMCYPSGGVVDDLLVYRKGLNRYLLCLNAANVAKDVAWLQSEAAKFDVAVTNVSSEYGLIALQGPKAFSILSELASVDLSSLGYYRFVEGKVAGFDCLISRTGYTGEVGVELFVSTSDTAALAEALLEKGKPQGLVLAGLGARDSLRLEAGYSLYGHEIDDEIGPVEANLMWTVSLKKAGDFIGKEAIKTKRSDGPAKKVVFFKTGGRRIARPGTDIVLDGAKVGTVVSGTFSPILNEAIGSALVDASVAKSDSLAVDLRGKSFPIERTKPPFLPLNPQA; the protein is encoded by the coding sequence ATGTCGAACATGTCAGAAACGCAGCGGACACCCCTTTACGATTTTAATGTCGCTCACGGCGGCCGCATGGTGGATTTCGCCGGCTGGGAAATGCCGGTGCAGTACGAGAGCATCGTCGAAGAGCACAAATCTACCCGAGCAGCGGCAGGGCTTTTTGATGTTTCCCATATGGGAGAGGCGACAGTGGAAGGTCCAGAGGCGGAAGCGTTTTTGAATTACGTTCTGACCAACGACGTTTCTACCATGGATGACGGCAAGGCTCTCTACAGCCTGATGTGTTATCCGAGCGGTGGAGTGGTGGATGACCTCCTCGTTTACCGAAAAGGGTTGAATCGTTATCTTCTCTGTCTCAATGCGGCGAATGTGGCAAAAGACGTTGCCTGGCTGCAATCTGAGGCGGCCAAATTCGATGTTGCCGTGACTAATGTTTCCTCGGAATACGGCTTGATCGCATTGCAGGGGCCAAAAGCTTTTTCCATCTTGTCCGAACTCGCGTCGGTCGATTTGAGCTCCTTGGGCTACTACCGCTTTGTAGAGGGTAAAGTAGCCGGTTTCGACTGTCTCATCAGCAGAACAGGCTACACCGGAGAGGTTGGCGTCGAGCTATTTGTGTCGACTTCTGACACGGCCGCTTTGGCGGAAGCCCTGCTTGAGAAGGGGAAGCCGCAGGGGCTCGTCCTCGCCGGGCTTGGCGCTCGCGACAGTTTGAGGCTGGAAGCTGGCTACTCGCTCTACGGGCATGAGATCGATGACGAAATTGGACCGGTCGAGGCCAACTTGATGTGGACGGTGAGTCTCAAGAAGGCTGGCGACTTCATCGGAAAAGAAGCCATCAAAACGAAACGGTCGGATGGTCCGGCCAAGAAGGTGGTTTTCTTCAAAACAGGTGGGAGGCGTATTGCTCGTCCGGGCACGGACATCGTCTTGGACGGCGCTAAGGTCGGGACGGTCGTCTCCGGCACTTTTTCGCCGATTCTCAATGAAGCGATCGGATCGGCATTGGTGGATGCATCTGTGGCGAAATCCGATTCGCTGGCAGTCGATTTACGAGGGAAGAGTTTTCCGATCGAGCGGACCAAGCCGCCATTTTTGCCGCTAAATCCGCAAGCTTGA
- a CDS encoding MBL fold metallo-hydrolase produces the protein MILPVEDEFSDILSKAQKGQGISTAALAEQCGVDENEIRAARRGVFDEAVIKTLGKALHLNVPALVEIGKGSWRPREQGQIKGFALVTSPFHQWLVNSFLVWDSETKRAIAFDTGSVSLPMIEFMESKGLSLDALILTHAHWDHYEGAPDLKKRWPEARVFMGRKDQDIPFKTEAMDEGFSYNCDSIKVTAFDTPGHTVGGMSFRVEGLEQPLAIVGDALFAGSMGGANTSYEDAIRSLERILSLDETTVLAPGHGPLTSVAEERQMNCFAASSLPWNSSEI, from the coding sequence ATGATTCTTCCCGTAGAAGACGAGTTTAGCGACATATTGAGCAAAGCCCAGAAGGGCCAAGGGATTAGCACAGCAGCTCTGGCGGAGCAGTGCGGAGTGGACGAAAACGAGATCCGGGCCGCGAGGCGTGGCGTGTTCGACGAGGCAGTGATCAAAACCTTGGGGAAGGCTCTGCATCTTAATGTTCCGGCTCTGGTAGAGATCGGAAAGGGAAGTTGGCGGCCTCGGGAACAGGGGCAGATTAAGGGTTTTGCCCTCGTGACTAGCCCGTTTCACCAGTGGCTAGTGAATTCTTTCCTCGTTTGGGACTCGGAGACCAAACGGGCTATCGCTTTCGACACGGGCTCAGTATCGCTTCCCATGATCGAGTTCATGGAGAGCAAAGGATTGAGCCTGGACGCCCTGATTTTGACCCATGCCCACTGGGACCACTACGAAGGCGCTCCCGATCTAAAAAAGCGCTGGCCGGAAGCTCGTGTTTTCATGGGTCGGAAAGACCAAGATATTCCGTTCAAAACTGAAGCCATGGACGAAGGGTTTAGCTACAATTGTGACTCCATAAAGGTTACGGCCTTCGACACCCCTGGTCACACAGTGGGCGGAATGTCTTTCCGAGTGGAAGGATTAGAGCAACCGTTGGCTATTGTGGGGGACGCGCTTTTCGCAGGATCTATGGGTGGAGCAAATACCTCCTATGAAGATGCGATTAGGTCTTTAGAACGGATCCTGTCATTGGACGAGACTACCGTTTTGGCCCCAGGGCATGGGCCACTAACAAGTGTCGCTGAGGAACGTCAGATGAATTGTTTCGCCGCTTCGTCCTTGCCTTGGAATTCCAGCGAAATCTAG
- a CDS encoding GNAT family N-acetyltransferase yields MFDIEFKKLSGDELEKVYHIDRSENVEKMYRRSGDELEAYDDQVEVSADPSFWETLLGWWRDELAEGAEAFGAFDGDTLTGIAIIKHQVREDTDQIIAMYVSAEYRLSGIARSLYFELEDSAKASGAKKLIVSTTPTGSAVGFYQSQGFQFDAGSSCSLDQNEEHEIPMVKRLKN; encoded by the coding sequence ATGTTCGATATCGAATTCAAAAAACTCTCCGGCGACGAGCTGGAGAAAGTCTATCACATCGACCGCTCAGAAAACGTCGAAAAGATGTACCGTCGCTCGGGAGACGAGCTCGAAGCATACGACGACCAAGTCGAAGTTTCAGCCGATCCTTCCTTCTGGGAAACCTTGCTCGGCTGGTGGCGCGATGAGCTAGCGGAGGGAGCGGAGGCCTTCGGAGCTTTCGATGGAGACACATTGACCGGCATCGCCATTATCAAACACCAAGTTCGCGAGGACACGGACCAGATCATCGCTATGTATGTGAGCGCCGAATACCGCCTAAGCGGCATCGCACGCTCCCTCTACTTCGAACTTGAAGATTCGGCAAAGGCCTCTGGGGCTAAAAAACTGATCGTTTCCACCACGCCCACCGGGTCGGCGGTCGGCTTCTACCAAAGCCAAGGTTTCCAGTTCGACGCTGGCTCAAGCTGCTCGCTTGACCAAAACGAAGAGCACGAGATCCCGATGGTAAAACGTTTGAAAAACTAG
- a CDS encoding DNA topoisomerase IV subunit B — MAESNYTESSIKSLSPREHIRLRPGMYIGKLGDGSSPDDGIYVLIKEIIDNSIDEHTSGHGKRIDVTIQGDTVTVRDYGRGIPLGKVVACVSEINTGAKYDSETFQKSVGLNGVGTKAVNFLSESFIAAAFREGKTKRATFETGELTKESRQVKTEENNGTYVEFVPDRTIFKNYKFRLEYVEAMLWNYAYLNTGLVLSLNGETYKSENGLKDLLEDNLSGDILYPIIHLKGDDIEVALTHGTHYGEDYFSFVNGQHTTMGGTHLAAFREAVVKTVREFFNKNYDPADIRTSIVSAISIRIQEPVFESQTKTKLGSQNVSPKGQSIRNFVNTFIKKELDDHLHKYPETAKAIQQKIVASEKERKELSGIRKLAREKAKKVNLHNKKLRDCRAHFNTKHKQGDDATLFIVEGDSAGGSITKTRDVNTQAVFSLKGKPLNAFGLSKKIVYQNDEFNCLQSALDIEDGLDTLRYNKVVIATDADVDGMHIRMLLLTFFLQFFPDLVRSGHLYILQTPLFRVRNKKNTVYCYNEAEKDQALKNLGKTAEITRFKGLGEASPDEFATFIGKDMKLDPVTMAHLHNIDELLSFYMGKNTPKRQEFIIDNLHIEKDLVEEAAS, encoded by the coding sequence ATGGCAGAATCGAACTACACCGAGTCGAGCATCAAATCCCTAAGTCCCCGTGAACACATTCGCCTCAGACCGGGCATGTACATCGGAAAACTGGGAGACGGCTCTTCTCCAGACGACGGCATTTACGTACTCATAAAAGAGATCATCGACAACTCGATCGATGAACATACATCCGGCCACGGCAAGCGTATCGACGTGACCATACAGGGAGACACCGTCACTGTTCGAGACTACGGACGAGGCATACCGCTCGGAAAAGTCGTCGCCTGCGTGTCCGAGATCAACACCGGAGCAAAGTACGACTCGGAGACCTTCCAGAAGTCAGTTGGCCTAAATGGAGTTGGCACCAAAGCGGTCAATTTCCTATCCGAGTCCTTCATCGCAGCCGCATTCCGCGAAGGAAAGACCAAGCGGGCTACCTTTGAAACTGGTGAGCTCACAAAGGAAAGCCGTCAGGTAAAGACCGAGGAAAACAACGGCACCTACGTCGAATTCGTCCCGGATCGAACCATTTTCAAAAACTACAAGTTTCGCCTCGAGTACGTGGAGGCGATGCTTTGGAACTACGCATACCTTAACACGGGCCTTGTCCTCAGCCTAAACGGAGAAACCTACAAATCCGAAAACGGACTCAAGGACCTACTCGAGGACAATCTATCAGGCGACATCCTCTACCCTATCATCCACCTCAAGGGTGATGACATCGAGGTGGCCCTTACGCACGGCACACATTACGGCGAGGACTACTTCTCATTCGTAAACGGCCAGCACACCACCATGGGAGGGACGCACTTGGCCGCGTTTCGCGAAGCAGTCGTCAAAACTGTGCGGGAGTTCTTCAACAAGAATTACGACCCTGCGGATATCCGAACCTCAATCGTATCCGCGATCTCCATACGGATCCAGGAGCCAGTCTTCGAATCCCAAACCAAGACCAAACTCGGATCCCAAAACGTATCTCCCAAGGGCCAGTCCATTCGAAATTTCGTCAATACCTTCATCAAGAAGGAGCTCGACGACCACCTGCACAAATATCCGGAAACCGCCAAGGCGATCCAGCAAAAGATCGTAGCCTCCGAAAAGGAGCGGAAGGAACTTTCTGGCATTCGCAAGCTAGCTCGGGAAAAGGCGAAAAAGGTCAATCTTCACAACAAAAAGCTCCGCGACTGCCGCGCCCACTTCAACACCAAGCACAAGCAAGGGGACGATGCGACACTCTTCATAGTGGAAGGTGATTCCGCGGGCGGCTCGATCACCAAGACGCGAGACGTTAACACACAAGCCGTCTTTTCCCTAAAAGGTAAGCCCCTAAACGCATTTGGTCTGAGCAAGAAAATCGTCTATCAAAACGATGAGTTCAATTGCCTTCAGTCCGCTTTGGATATCGAGGACGGACTAGATACGCTTCGCTACAACAAGGTCGTCATCGCGACCGATGCGGATGTCGACGGTATGCACATTCGCATGCTGCTACTGACCTTCTTCCTGCAGTTTTTTCCGGATCTCGTCAGATCAGGACACCTCTACATTCTGCAAACACCGCTCTTTCGTGTCCGGAACAAGAAGAACACTGTCTATTGCTACAATGAGGCAGAGAAGGATCAGGCTCTCAAGAACCTGGGAAAGACCGCCGAGATCACTCGCTTCAAGGGCCTTGGCGAAGCGTCGCCAGACGAATTTGCGACTTTCATCGGCAAGGACATGAAGCTCGATCCTGTCACCATGGCACACCTACACAACATCGACGAACTGTTGAGCTTCTACATGGGCAAGAACACGCCGAAGCGGCAAGAGTTCATCATCGACAACCTCCACATCGAAAAAGACCTCGTTGAAGAAGCGGCCAGCTAA
- a CDS encoding DNA gyrase/topoisomerase IV subunit A codes for MSDDSQDQLDFDEEPEENSTELVSAEAEEKAGNAKAPLATSYQNWFLEYASYVILDRAVPALLDGLKPVQRRIMHSLRELDDGRYNKVANVVGHSMRYHPHGDASIYSAMVGMGQRNLLIDTQGNWGNTLTGDGAAAARYIEARLSPFAREVVFNPKTTKWQQSYDGRNKEPINLPVKFPLLLAEGCEGIAVGLACKILPHNFNEIIDAAVYYLNGDDFELYPDFETGGIADFSNYNDGLRGGRVLVRAVFEKLSKYQIAIREIPFGCTTGSLIDSILSANSKGKIKIKKIEDNTSDKAEIIITLPPGSEIDATIDALYLFTDCQVSVAPNACIIQDDTPHFIGVSEILRRSADSVKALLKRELEIKLAELEEKWHFDSLERIFIEERIYRRIEECETWDAVISEIHAGLDPFKPQLKREVTDEDVTRLTEIRIKRISKFNSFKADEEIKKTEKEMRATKRNLKSLTKFATAYFESLKEKYGKGRERRTRIDSFETIKAAEVALPTQKLYVNREDGFMGFSLKKDELLCEASQFDELIAFCSDGTFRVSRAADKVFMGKDIIHIDLWKKGDEETIYDMVYRDGARGASYVKRFIVNAVTRDKVYDLTRGAKGSKVHYLKANPDGKTRPIKVRLTPSCSARVKEFDFDLGELTVKGRGSKGNVLTKYAIKTARPFFNTEL; via the coding sequence ATGTCAGACGACTCCCAAGACCAACTAGATTTCGACGAAGAACCAGAGGAAAACTCCACCGAACTCGTATCAGCAGAAGCGGAAGAAAAGGCGGGAAACGCCAAGGCCCCTTTGGCCACTTCCTACCAGAATTGGTTTCTCGAATACGCTTCCTACGTCATTCTAGATCGTGCGGTTCCGGCCCTGCTCGACGGGCTAAAGCCTGTCCAGCGACGCATCATGCACTCTTTGCGGGAGCTTGACGACGGACGTTACAACAAGGTCGCAAACGTCGTAGGTCACTCCATGCGCTACCACCCGCACGGAGATGCATCCATCTACTCCGCTATGGTCGGGATGGGACAAAGAAATCTCCTCATCGACACCCAAGGAAACTGGGGAAATACGCTCACTGGAGACGGCGCGGCCGCAGCCCGTTACATCGAAGCCCGCCTTTCGCCATTCGCCCGCGAAGTTGTCTTCAACCCAAAGACGACCAAATGGCAGCAATCCTACGACGGCCGCAACAAGGAGCCGATCAATCTCCCGGTCAAATTCCCGCTCCTTCTCGCAGAGGGCTGCGAGGGCATCGCCGTCGGACTGGCCTGCAAGATTCTACCTCACAATTTCAATGAGATTATCGATGCCGCTGTCTACTATCTAAACGGCGACGATTTCGAACTGTATCCAGACTTTGAAACAGGCGGCATAGCCGATTTTTCAAACTACAACGATGGACTGCGTGGAGGCCGCGTCCTAGTAAGAGCCGTTTTCGAAAAGCTTAGCAAATACCAGATCGCCATTCGGGAAATCCCCTTCGGCTGCACCACTGGTTCCCTTATCGATTCGATTCTCTCTGCCAACTCTAAGGGCAAGATCAAGATAAAGAAGATCGAGGATAACACCTCCGACAAGGCCGAGATCATCATCACCTTGCCACCAGGGTCGGAGATCGACGCCACCATCGACGCCCTCTACCTCTTCACTGATTGCCAAGTTTCCGTAGCTCCAAACGCTTGTATTATCCAAGATGATACACCGCACTTTATCGGAGTTAGCGAAATTCTACGACGCAGTGCTGACAGCGTTAAAGCCCTTCTCAAACGAGAGCTTGAAATCAAGTTGGCGGAGCTCGAAGAGAAATGGCATTTCGATTCGCTAGAACGAATCTTCATCGAGGAACGTATCTACAGACGCATCGAAGAGTGCGAAACTTGGGACGCGGTCATATCGGAAATCCACGCCGGTTTGGACCCATTCAAGCCACAGCTGAAGCGAGAAGTTACAGACGAGGACGTTACACGGCTTACCGAAATCCGCATCAAGCGCATCTCCAAGTTCAATTCCTTCAAAGCAGATGAGGAGATTAAAAAGACCGAGAAGGAGATGCGGGCCACCAAGCGGAACCTCAAGTCCCTCACGAAATTTGCCACCGCCTACTTCGAGTCTCTCAAGGAAAAATACGGAAAAGGTCGCGAGAGACGCACTCGTATCGATAGTTTCGAGACAATTAAAGCCGCTGAAGTGGCCCTTCCGACGCAAAAGCTCTACGTCAATCGAGAAGACGGATTTATGGGCTTCTCCCTCAAAAAGGACGAACTCCTTTGCGAGGCATCTCAGTTCGATGAGCTAATCGCCTTCTGTTCAGACGGAACTTTCCGCGTATCCAGAGCAGCAGACAAAGTTTTTATGGGCAAAGACATTATCCACATCGACCTTTGGAAAAAGGGCGATGAGGAAACGATTTACGACATGGTCTACCGCGACGGAGCCCGTGGAGCGTCTTACGTCAAGCGGTTCATCGTAAACGCCGTAACCCGCGACAAAGTTTATGATCTTACTCGCGGAGCCAAGGGGTCGAAGGTTCACTACTTGAAAGCGAATCCAGATGGTAAAACGCGACCGATTAAGGTCCGACTCACCCCATCTTGCAGCGCTCGAGTCAAAGAGTTTGATTTCGATCTCGGCGAGCTCACCGTGAAAGGACGGGGCAGCAAAGGAAATGTCCTGACCAAATATGCGATCAAAACAGCTCGGCCATTCTTCAATACCGAACTTTGA
- a CDS encoding HDOD domain-containing protein, with the protein MIDNIYHISPLEMKAAILKIPASPEIFVKLGRMLKDKDTEMIDVIRLVEKDPSLVARVFRLCNTPFFNTGEPIDSLEVGINRIGFQELHRIVGVASVAGVFKYWNLAYRVSGDAIWHNALATGIAMEQLAGVSGENRSDAYTAGLLKSLGKLVIDNCAKGHSEPPMYDPESEEPLLEWEEEVFGSTNSQIVEKIMESWGFPELLSSGIRYHYLPERAPEENRYAHYLNLAGGIAEKIGKALPGESCYWQDQPAALEGANVSREQYASALAATSDKLKQLLKAMGE; encoded by the coding sequence ATGATCGACAACATTTACCATATCTCGCCGCTAGAAATGAAAGCTGCGATCCTCAAAATACCCGCTTCGCCCGAGATTTTCGTTAAACTAGGGCGGATGCTGAAGGACAAGGATACGGAGATGATAGACGTGATTCGCTTGGTGGAAAAGGATCCCTCGCTAGTCGCCAGAGTCTTTCGGCTTTGCAATACGCCTTTCTTTAACACGGGAGAACCCATCGACTCGCTGGAGGTGGGGATCAATCGAATTGGTTTCCAAGAGCTACACCGGATTGTAGGCGTCGCCTCGGTTGCGGGTGTATTCAAGTATTGGAACCTGGCTTATCGAGTTTCGGGAGATGCGATTTGGCACAATGCTTTAGCGACTGGTATCGCAATGGAGCAATTGGCTGGCGTGTCAGGTGAAAATCGCTCTGACGCCTACACGGCGGGATTACTCAAGTCTCTCGGCAAGCTCGTTATCGACAATTGCGCAAAGGGCCACAGCGAGCCTCCCATGTATGATCCCGAGTCCGAAGAGCCGCTTTTGGAGTGGGAAGAAGAAGTCTTTGGTTCAACGAATTCCCAGATCGTGGAGAAAATCATGGAATCATGGGGATTTCCCGAATTGCTGAGTTCGGGGATTCGTTACCACTACTTGCCGGAACGAGCTCCCGAAGAAAACCGTTACGCGCATTATCTCAATTTGGCTGGCGGCATTGCGGAAAAGATTGGCAAAGCCTTGCCGGGAGAAAGCTGCTATTGGCAGGATCAACCAGCAGCTCTAGAAGGAGCGAATGTCAGCCGTGAGCAATACGCATCCGCTTTGGCGGCGACTTCCGACAAGCTGAAGCAATTGCTTAAAGCGATGGGCGAGTAG
- a CDS encoding M48 family metallopeptidase, which yields MSDQSISDSFQPLAPLRRADVVFKSHPRAKRYLAKVDKEGHILLTVPRAGTQRDALAFANKHRAWLEEEREKALRSLAAGESVTCLGAGDFIWFRGEKVELKIEKDFGRPVLRFGSERLFIADENMNLARPLKERIRQIAQAEFPHAVHRLAAQFGEKVKKVVVRDQKTRWGSCSTSGTISLNWRLALTAEATRDYVIIHELMHMRRFDHSPAFWALVEKACPDYRTHENWLKSHQDELNW from the coding sequence ATGTCCGATCAAAGCATAAGCGATTCATTTCAGCCTTTGGCTCCTTTGCGGAGGGCGGATGTCGTTTTTAAGTCCCATCCTAGAGCCAAGAGATATTTGGCAAAAGTGGACAAAGAGGGGCATATTCTGCTGACAGTGCCGCGAGCTGGAACGCAGCGGGATGCTTTGGCTTTTGCGAACAAGCATCGAGCCTGGCTGGAGGAGGAGAGGGAAAAGGCCTTGAGGTCGCTTGCCGCAGGCGAGAGCGTGACTTGCTTGGGAGCGGGCGACTTCATTTGGTTTCGGGGTGAAAAGGTAGAGCTGAAGATCGAAAAAGATTTTGGGCGACCTGTTCTGAGATTTGGTAGCGAACGCTTGTTTATAGCGGACGAGAATATGAATTTGGCCCGACCACTCAAGGAACGCATCCGACAAATCGCTCAAGCCGAGTTTCCCCATGCGGTTCATCGCCTTGCCGCCCAATTCGGAGAAAAGGTGAAGAAAGTAGTGGTGAGGGACCAGAAGACGCGTTGGGGGTCTTGCTCGACCAGTGGCACCATTTCATTGAATTGGCGTCTTGCTTTAACGGCGGAGGCAACTCGCGACTACGTGATCATTCACGAGTTGATGCATATGCGACGCTTTGATCATTCGCCGGCGTTCTGGGCTCTGGTCGAAAAAGCCTGTCCCGACTATCGGACGCACGAAAATTGGCTCAAGTCCCATCAGGACGAACTCAATTGGTAA
- a CDS encoding FKBP-type peptidyl-prolyl cis-trans isomerase, whose translation MKTELKSALVCSLAVLFLLAACTNKEEPNGPEALELLNSQIEQIEGLYPASQSTPSGLHYVVQEEGTGEFPQSGQVVTAHYHGTFIDGSVFDSSIDRGHPISFPVGVGRVIKGWDEAFLGMKKGEKRTLIIPSALAYGPRGSPPAIPRNAILVFEVELVDFK comes from the coding sequence ATGAAGACCGAGCTAAAGTCCGCCCTCGTCTGCTCTCTTGCAGTATTGTTTCTACTCGCCGCTTGCACCAATAAGGAAGAGCCGAACGGACCGGAAGCGCTCGAGCTTCTCAACTCCCAAATCGAGCAGATCGAAGGACTCTACCCAGCATCACAATCCACACCAAGTGGCTTGCATTACGTTGTGCAGGAAGAAGGCACGGGAGAATTTCCCCAAAGCGGGCAAGTGGTAACCGCTCACTATCACGGAACCTTTATTGACGGTTCGGTCTTCGACAGCTCGATTGATCGAGGTCATCCCATATCTTTTCCCGTCGGAGTTGGTCGCGTTATCAAAGGCTGGGATGAGGCATTTTTAGGTATGAAGAAAGGGGAAAAGCGAACCTTGATAATCCCGTCCGCCTTAGCCTACGGACCTCGAGGTAGCCCGCCCGCCATCCCAAGAAACGCGATTCTGGTATTTGAGGTCGAATTGGTCGACTTCAAGTAG
- a CDS encoding FKBP-type peptidyl-prolyl cis-trans isomerase, translating to MSTQQVISFSYTLRNKAGEVLDQSPEGRPLEFLSGAGQIIEGLEESLVSMEIGKSDEVIVRPEKGYGFRDESQIDTVSISQLPVDEVKVGDYFQAGQDRHAPIVRVIKVEGDQVTLDANHPLAGEDLVFSVDLLAKRDATEEELAHGHAHSSGGCCGGHGESEGGCCGGGEHHHEHEDSEGGCCGGGGHDHEHGKGGCGCSH from the coding sequence ATGTCGACACAGCAAGTCATTAGTTTCAGCTACACACTGCGGAACAAGGCGGGAGAAGTCTTGGATCAGTCCCCAGAAGGACGTCCGCTCGAGTTCCTATCGGGAGCGGGTCAGATTATCGAGGGCCTCGAGGAAAGCCTGGTAAGCATGGAGATTGGCAAGAGCGATGAAGTGATTGTCCGCCCAGAGAAGGGTTACGGATTTCGCGACGAATCTCAGATCGATACCGTTTCGATCTCTCAGCTTCCGGTAGACGAAGTCAAAGTAGGCGACTACTTTCAGGCGGGACAAGATCGTCACGCCCCAATCGTACGCGTCATCAAGGTCGAGGGAGATCAAGTCACTTTGGATGCTAATCACCCTCTAGCCGGCGAGGACCTCGTTTTCTCGGTCGATTTATTGGCGAAACGTGATGCGACTGAAGAAGAGTTGGCTCACGGGCACGCTCACAGTTCTGGTGGATGCTGCGGTGGCCACGGCGAAAGCGAAGGCGGCTGCTGCGGTGGAGGCGAACACCATCATGAGCATGAGGATAGCGAGGGTGGTTGCTGCGGAGGCGGCGGTCACGACCACGAGCATGGTAAGGGCGGTTGCGGTTGCAGCCACTAG
- a CDS encoding VanZ family protein, translated as MALQPTFRRSVLAVVVFVTLCFGWWPFNFFTSNDVRYDQAEDALVFNEGVGAGDRSARGIAFCAETLDTTSWHGITLEIELKAKSHARSGLAVFLEFFDGEDELPALLVSQWQDHLAIRSRRDRSAVSRGYSEIGHRDLFDGQSFKRLFLSSELNRTDLYVDGKLVESRRDFPLLGKDNKFIGRLLIGNSADGTNPFIGEIRRVAVYDSFYADGTDSFAAAKPVLDFDMSRGLLPLSLSIPDQFELVKREFFNSKRMEQLTTEEYTRDIVINTLGFIPVGICFASMGRRRFRSSLRVFLFVGIASFSLSMMIEWGQGYLAHRDSSQLDVLLNTVSGTIAVLVPRRWILFL; from the coding sequence ATGGCGCTACAACCGACCTTTAGGCGCAGCGTACTGGCTGTGGTCGTATTTGTTACTCTTTGTTTTGGCTGGTGGCCGTTTAACTTCTTCACGAGCAACGATGTTCGCTACGATCAAGCTGAAGACGCCCTAGTATTCAACGAAGGGGTCGGGGCGGGCGATCGTTCCGCGCGTGGCATAGCCTTTTGCGCCGAGACTTTGGATACGACGAGCTGGCATGGAATTACACTTGAAATAGAGCTAAAAGCCAAGTCCCACGCTCGGAGCGGACTCGCGGTATTTCTGGAGTTTTTCGACGGCGAGGACGAACTGCCGGCACTGCTTGTATCCCAATGGCAAGACCACTTGGCCATAAGGAGTCGCCGGGACAGGTCAGCCGTTTCTAGAGGGTATTCAGAAATTGGACATCGGGACCTGTTTGATGGTCAAAGTTTCAAACGCCTTTTCCTTTCCTCGGAGCTAAACCGGACAGACCTATACGTGGACGGCAAATTGGTCGAATCGCGTCGCGATTTTCCCCTTTTGGGCAAAGACAACAAGTTCATCGGGCGGCTTCTCATCGGAAATAGTGCGGATGGCACAAACCCTTTCATTGGGGAGATTCGCCGAGTCGCTGTATATGACTCATTTTATGCGGATGGGACCGATTCCTTTGCCGCTGCGAAACCGGTGTTAGATTTTGATATGTCACGAGGATTGCTTCCTTTGAGCCTGTCGATTCCGGATCAGTTTGAATTGGTTAAGCGAGAATTTTTCAACTCCAAGCGAATGGAGCAACTCACTACCGAGGAGTACACGCGCGACATAGTGATCAATACCCTTGGTTTCATTCCGGTAGGAATCTGTTTCGCTTCTATGGGGCGCCGTCGCTTCAGATCCTCGCTTCGGGTTTTTCTTTTTGTCGGAATCGCATCGTTCTCTCTGAGTATGATGATCGAGTGGGGGCAAGGATACCTCGCCCACCGTGATTCCAGCCAGCTAGACGTTTTGCTCAATACCGTGAGCGGTACGATTGCGGTACTAGTACCAAGAAGGTGGATACTCTTTCTCTAG